From Chryseotalea sp. WA131a:
ACCTGATAAAAAGGGAAAAGTAAATGTGCAGTTCGGTAGCTTGAACCAACAAGGCGGTGAAAACAGATTGAATGTAGCAGTCAGTCGCGCGAAGAAAAAAGTCATGGTGGTCTGTAGCGTTTGGCCAAATCAGTTAGATGTTTCCCAAACAAAAAATGATGGACCAAAGTTGTTGAAGAAATACTTGGAGTATGTGAATGAAGTGAGCGAAAGAATACTTCCTCCACGAAAGGATGTGGTGGCCAATTCAGACAAGCTTTGGTCAACCATCAAGCGCGATTATCAAAATATGGCGATTCATTTATTGGATCAGTCCATTCCCTCTCATGATTTGACTGTTATGAAGAATAGCGAATATGTTTCGGCCATTTTAACCGATGACGATCATTATTATAAAGGATTATCGGCAAAAGCGCTGCACGCTCAATCCTTGCAATTGCTGGAAAAAAACAATTGGCCCTACAAGAGACTGTACAGCAGAAATTTCTGGCAAGATAGAGAACGGTTTATGTTGGAGGTAGAGAGATTTTTAAATGGCTGATATGAGTAAAATGATTAAATTCGTGCATGAAATCGGATAATGATATTTTTGAGATAGTGATCTCGAGTGGCTTAATTGGGGCCTCTTTAGGTGCTTTGATTAAAAACAACAAGAAGACTGCTACCCTAGGCGCGATTGCTGGAGCCGCTATAGTTGCATCTTATCATGCTTCTGAAAAAGCGAAAAATTTAAAGGTGCCAATAATAGTAAAGGAAAATGGTGCACTCTATGAATTGCAACTTGATGGCACAAAAAAATTCTTAAAGAGGATTCCATCTAATCCAACACACCTCAAAAAGGAATTTTCTCTTAAATAGAAAATGAGTCAAAAACGTCTTCGCATATTTGCTGGACCAAATGGCTCGGGAAAATCTACTTTTATTAGAAATTTTCCTGTAAGCCCCCAACTTAGGTTAGGTGTGTATGTAAATGCCGATGACATTGAGAAGGAACTGGTAGAAACTCGTCAATTGAATTTAGCCACTTTTAATCTCAAGCTTTCTACAGATAAAATTCAAGCTCATTTTAAGAGTTCAGGCTTTTCGCCTATTAAGCTAAACAATTCGTCCTTGTGGGAATCTTTTCGAATAGAGGAAAATAAAGTCTTTTATGCAGGTGATTCTATGAATTCCTACATAGCCGCAGATATAGCCGAGTTCATTCGACAAGAGTTACTCACAGAGGGGTTGTCTTTTTCCTTCGAAACAGTTATGAGCGATTTATCAAAGGTGGACTTTTTGAATCTGGCAAAGAAAAAAGGTTATCGGATTTACCTTTATTATTTTTCAACTGAAGATCCACTGATTAACAGGAGCAGAGTGAACGTTAGAGTTCTGCAAAAGGGGCATGCAGTTAGCGAAGAAATCATTGAGAGAAGGTATTTTCGCAGCTTGAATAATTTGAAGGCAGCAGTGCAATTATCACATCAGGCTTATGTTTTCGATAGTACTGGAATTACAGAGTTAATTGCGAAATAACCGATGGAGAGAAAGTTAATTTAATAGATACGGAGAGAGTACCTAACTGGGTAATGAATTACTTGTTTGACAAGTAAAATTTCTAAAATCGCAACAGGCGATCATACACTTTATGCATCGGCAAACCCATTACTGTAAAGTACGACCCATTAATTTTTTCAATACCCACCATACCTGGCCCTGCCTGTGTGAGGTTGATACTTTTTTCGATTAATGACATTTTATCAATGGATTTTAGAAAAGCAATTTCTTCCGTTGAGCAAGGGTTCACTCCGGCAGGCAGGCAGTCTTGCGCACCGTAAGCCCCCGCTTTATCAAATGGTTTGCAGGTGTCGATGTAGTATTCAATTTCTGCTAGACTTAA
This genomic window contains:
- a CDS encoding zeta toxin family protein, coding for MSQKRLRIFAGPNGSGKSTFIRNFPVSPQLRLGVYVNADDIEKELVETRQLNLATFNLKLSTDKIQAHFKSSGFSPIKLNNSSLWESFRIEENKVFYAGDSMNSYIAADIAEFIRQELLTEGLSFSFETVMSDLSKVDFLNLAKKKGYRIYLYYFSTEDPLINRSRVNVRVLQKGHAVSEEIIERRYFRSLNNLKAAVQLSHQAYVFDSTGITELIAK